In Mytilus edulis chromosome 4, xbMytEdul2.2, whole genome shotgun sequence, the following proteins share a genomic window:
- the LOC139518833 gene encoding probable gluconokinase — translation MIFILMGVCGSGKTVVGEALAKELNIVFRDADEFHSVENKNKMAQSIPLTDEDRLPWLQAINKYILKMMETGNSGVLTCSALKKQYRQILLDNCTDSCTNDSSKVMIIYLKGSQECIQKRLEKRTGHFMPPALLKSQFSTLEEPTADESFCATVEIDEKSVSEIVKNILGIL, via the exons atgatttttattttaatgggAGTGTGTGGTTCTGGAAA GACTGTAGTTGGAGAAGCATTAGCAAAAGAG TTGAATATTGTGTTTCGTGATGCTGATGAATTTCACTctgtagaaaataaaaacaagatgGCACAGAGTATCCCATTAACAGATGAG gataGGCTGCCATGGTTACAAGCTATAAACAAGTATATCTTAAA gatgATGGAAACAGGAAACTCTGGTGTATTAACTTGTTCAGCACTGAAGAAACAATATCGACAGATTCTCTTAGATAACTGCACCGATTCCTGTACAAATGACAGTAGCAAAGTTATGATCATCTATTTAAAGGGAAGCCAGGAATGCATCCAAAAACGGCTGGAGAAAAGAACTGGTCATTTTATGCCACCAGCTTTACTTAAGTCTCAGTTCTCCACATTGGAAGAACCAACAGCTGATGAATCATTCTGTGCTACTGttgaaattgatgaaaaatcTGTATCAGAGATAGTAAAAAACATTTTAGGGATACTATGA